The region ACACATAGCCGCGATAGATAAATTTGGTGATTGTGCTCTTATGAGACAAAGTTTTAAGCTAAAAAACAATGAACCAAAACTATTTTAATAAAAATACAGATAGGCTAAATACGATAGCATAACAAATTTTAAACAAGGATACTTACAGCAGATATAAAAGGTATAAAAATAGAAATTTTTACTAATAAATTTGTATTTTTATCTATTGCTACTATATATTTACTAGCTCATTTGCATACTTGAATAAGAGATTTCAATCATAAAATGCCAAGGTCTTAAAAAGCGAAATTTATAATCTAAAAGATAAACAAAGAATTAGATAAATTTATATGACAAAAGGCTTTTGAATCAGTAAATATCGATGTATCGTAGTATTTTACATTGATAAGCCAAAGCTACTTGAAGCTTAGCTAAAGTTTAGCATAGTATAATCGCACGATGAAAACTTTAATATTTCCAATAACAGCTATTATTTTATCCTTTGTTGCGTATTTTATGCCAGATATTTTTATACCTTTTAAAGGCTATATCATCCCGCTTTTAATCATCATTATGCTTGGTATGGGAATGACATTAACGCTTAATGACTTTAATGGTGTTTTTGATAAAAAATATGCTCTTTTACTAGGCATATCACTACAATTTATAATAATGCCATTAGCTGCACTTGGTATATCTATAGCGTTTGATCTTGGAAAAGATCTAGTAGTAGGTATGATGCTTGTTGGCACGAGTGCTGGTGGTACCGCTTCAAACGTCATCACATATCTAGCACGTGGTAATCTTGCATTATCTGTGAGTATGACACTATGTTCGACACTCCTTTCTATAGTGTTAATGCCATTTTTAACCTGGCTTTACATAGGACAAAAGGTGCCAGTCCCAGCCATAGATATGCTTATAGAGCTTATAAAAATAACACTAATACCTTTAAGCCTTGGTATAGCCATAAACACATACGCACATAAATTTGTGACAAAAATTCAGCCTTTACTGCCTACTATATCTATATCATCTATAGTTTTTATTATAGCTATTGTAGTCTCTGTAAATCATTTAAATATCCAAAAAGTTGGATATTTAGTTATAATCGCTGTTATCTTGCATAATAGTACTGGTTTATTGCTAGGCTACTTAGGTGCAAAACTCTTTGGCTTTGATGATAAGATCGCACGAACTATCGCTATCGAAGTTGGTATGCAAAACTCAGGATTAAGCGTAGCTTTAGCGATAAAATACTTCGGTGGACTTAGTGCCCTACCAGGTGCGATGTTTAGCATATGGCACAACGTCTCAGGAGCTTTATTGGCTGGATACTGGGCTAGTAAAGATGAAAAAGAAGACGAAGTTAAAGAGCCTTAAATTTAAAAAGTGTCGTAGCAATCACCACGACACCGAATGGCTACTTCTTAGCCTTTGCAATAGCCTGTGATAAGTCAGCGATGAGATCGTCCACGTTTTCTATACCGATTGCAAGACGAAGTAAGTTTTGCTTAATGCCTATCCTATCTTGTAGCTCCCTTGGATATGCCTCATGTGTCATTGAGGCTGGATGACATATAAGGCTCTCAACACCGCCTAGACTCACCGCTAAATCAAATAGCTTAAGACTTTTAGCAAATACTTTATAATCATACTCAGCTTTTAGCTCAATAGATATAACCGCACCAACGCCACTAGCCTGAGCTTGTTGCACTTGTTTTTCATACGTAGAGTGCGACCCAGCGTAATGCACTACTTCAATCGCCTCATTATCCTTTAAAAATTTAATAATCTTTAACGTATTCTCGCTCTGTCTATCAAAACGCACACTTAGCGTCTTTAATCCGCGTATAAGATAGTATGCGTCAGTCGGTGCAAGTGTCGCTCCTAGCGTATTTTTCATAAATTTTATACGCTCAGCCAAAACATCATCATTTGTAGTAACGATACCAGCGATTAAATCAGCGTGTCCGCCAATGTATTTTGTCGCACTATAGACTACTATATCAACGCCAAAGCTAAATAGCTTTTGATAATACGGCGTTAAAAATGTATTATCCACAACGACTAAAATACCCTTTTTATGGGCTAGTTCAGTGATCTTTTTTATATCAGTCACGCGAAGCAACGGATTAGACGGAGTTTCTATAAATATCATCTTCACATCACTGCTTATATCACTCTCTTTTAGCTTATTTAAGTCATCAACTAGCTCGTAATTTATGCCTTGATTTTTAAATATCCCACTAACATAGCGAAATGTACCACCATATACGTTGTTATTTAGCAGCACTCTATCGCCACTTTTTAGCAGATTAAATACTGTCGAAGTAGCAGCCATACCAGAAGCGAGTGCGAAGCAGTGCTTTGCTCCTTCAAATTTGGCAAAAAGCTCTTCAAAGGCATTTCTAGTAGGGTTTGCACCACGAGAATAAGCATAATCTTGAAACTCTTCAATGCCATCTTGAACGAATGTACTAGCTAGCACGATAGGCGGAACCACAGAGCCATTTGGGTTGTGTTTTGCTTCTATGCCTTTTACGATTAAAGTATCAACTTTCATTATTATCCTTTTAAATTTATATTCTTTAAATTTTCATCGCTGAGATAAATTTAACGATACGCTCATTTGAACTTTCAAAAAACTCATCAGGACTACCATCAAATGCGATAACTCCACCGTCTAAAAATAAAATCCTATCCGCAGCCTTTCTGGCAAACGCCATATTATGCGTTACGATGATGAGCGACTTATGCTCACTACTTAATGAGACTATTGTTTTTAGCACCTCAGCTTCTAACTCCGGATCAAGTGCGGATGTCGGCTCATCAAGCAATAAAAAATACGGATCCATAGCCAATGCTCTAGCTATCGCCACACGCTGTGCCTGTCCACCAGAGAGCCTATTTGGGTAGGCACTCTCTTTTTCACTTAGTCCTACCTTTGCTAAAAGCTCACGAGCCGTTTTTATTGCACTTTGCTTGTCCTGCTTTAGCACATTTATAGGGCCTTCTATGATATTTTCAAGCACATTTAGATGCGGAAATAAGTGAAATCCCTGAAAAACCATACCAGTGTGCCGTCTAAACGGCAAAATATCTTTTTCGCTTAGCTTCCCATCAAATTTAATAAACTCATTACCAAGCGATAGCTCTCCACTTTGTGGGATTTCTAATAAATTTATACAACGTAGCAAGGTTGATTTCCCCGAACCTGATGAGCCTACGATAACTGTAGTTTGCCTCTCATAAATCTCAACGCTAATATCGCTAAGCACTTGATGTTTGTCAAAAAATTTACTCACATTTGCTAGTTTTACAGACATCTTAGCTCCTAAATATGCCTAGAAAATCGCTTTTCTAAGATCGCTTGCAAGTAAGTTAAAAAGGTACAAATAATAAGATATACCACAGCAACCAGCACATAAAGTAAGAGTGGTTCAAACGTCCTTGCTGCAATGCGTTGAGCGACCATAAACATATCTACCATAGTAATAGATGCAGCCAATGAAGTATCCTTTACAAGCGAGATAAAGGTATTTGAAAGCGGTGGCAAAGAGATACGAGCGGCTTGCGGTGCTATGATACGACGAAGTATCATGCCCTTACTCATACCAAGCGAAGCCGCCGCCTCCCACTGCCCCTGTGGTACTGAAAGTATAGCTGCACGAACTGCCTCTGATGCGTAAGCACCGACATTTAGTGAAAATGCTATTATCGCAGCCGTCCAAACATCAAGAGTTATACCAACAGCTGGAAGTCCAAAAAATACGATGAAAAGCTGCACTAATAGTGGCGTACCACGAAATATCCACACGTAAATTCCAAATATAAAATTTAGCGGTTTTAGTGGTGATAGCCTAGCAAGTGCTGTGATGATAGCAATAATAAGTCCTAGTGAAAATGACGCCAAGGTAAGCGGTATAGTTATCTTGGCTCCAGCTATCATTATAGGCATAATAGATTCAGATATTATCTGTATTGCTCTTTCCAAATTTGCTCTTTTTTAAATTTATTTGGATATATCTGTGCCAAAGTATTTTAGCGAAATTTGTGCTATTTTGCCCTCCTCTAATAGCTCTTGTAATGCATTATCAATAGCTATCACAAGTGAACGCTCGCCTTTATGCACGATAGCCGCAGCTGGTATTGCAGTGGTATCTATAAAAGCAGCCTTAACAGGTGCATCTGGCTTTTGTTTTAAAAAGTCAAAGTAAGTTATGCTATCATTTACCGTGCTGTCGACCCTTTTATCTATCACAAGCTTTATAGCGGTCGGAAAGCCATCAGGTATGGTTACAAGCTTTGCACCATTTTGTTCAGCCATCATTGCAAAGTTACTATTTACGGATACAGCGGTAGTTTTACCTTTTAAATCAGAAAATGACTTGATATCATCATTATGCTTATGCACTATGATCACAGTATATCCCTTGACATAAGGCTTTGTGTAATCATACTTTGCTTTACGCTCATCCGTGATACTTAGATTAAATAAAATATCTGCCTTACCAGCATTAAATGCCGCTACTAGCGAATCCCACGCTGCTTCTATAAATTTAACTTTAACGCCAAGCTTTGCACCTACAGCTTTTGCCACCTCAACATCAAAGCCGACTAGCTCATTTTTCTCGTTGTAAAACGAGAATGGAGGATAGTCAGGCTCCATACCTACACGAAATACACCATCTTTTTGGATACGTTCCAAAGCAGTGTCACTTGCCCCTGCAAATGTAGTAATAAAAAATAGGCTAAAAAAGCCTAACAACTTTAATAGTTTTTGTAGTTTCATCAGTTTCTCCTTATGAATTGGTTTTCATAAAAATTTAATAATTATAAATTTAAAAAATTTGATTGTATATTATAAATTTTTATAATACCCTTAAAAACATATAAATTTAGTCGTCAAGCCCTATTCTATTAAATTTATTCTGATATATTCTCGCCAAAATACTTAACTGAAATTTCTTTAAGTTTACCCTCATCCTTTAGCTCTTTTAGTGCCTTATTTATGGCATCTAGTAGCTTTTTATCGCCTTTATGCACGATAGCCGCTGAGTATATCGTCTCTTTGCTAGTCGCTGCTATCTTTATCGGTGCATTTGGGCGTTGTTTTATATAATCAAAAAATGTAACACTATCATTTATCGTAGCATCTGCACGTTTAGCAATGATAAGTTCAATGCCCTTACTAAATCCATCTGTTACAACGACATTTGCACCATAACTTTCGGCCATCTTCGCCCAGTTGCTAGTAGCTGAATGAGCTGAGTTTTTACCCTTTAAATCCTCAAAGCTCTTTATGATATCGTTATCTTTTCGTACAACTATCACGCCATAAGCTGTTGTATATGGTATCGTGTAGTCGTATTTTAGCTTTCTATCTTCCGTTATGCTAACTTGATTAAATACAACGTCAGCTTTTTGGGCATTAAATGCAGCTAACATTGCATCCCAAGGTGCCTCTACAAACTCTGCTTTCACTCCCATTTTTTGAGCTACTGCACGTGCGACATCCACATCGTAGCCAACTAACTCATTCTTCTCGTTATGATACGAGTAAGGTGAATAGGTGCCTTCTGTTGCGATACGCAAAGTATCTGATGCGTAGGCACTGGCTAAAAAGGCCAGGCCAAACAATGGTAAAAATAGTTTTTTTACACTCATTTAGTCTCCTTTTAAAATAAAGTGGCTGATTATATCATACAAAAGATAAAAGGTTATTGTAAATTTAAAGTAAAATTTGAAATTTATTTCTGCCTAGTATCAAGTGAGTTATAAATACTTTAAAATTTTAAAAAACTAAATTTATATTTTTATCACTTAATAAACTTGGTTCGTGTTTTAGCCATTTTATATAGCTCTACGATTAAATAGTCTTATCAAAAGCGTGGCCTTTTAAAGCCTTTTAAGTTTTAAGATATCGATAAATATCGACTAAACAAATCATAGCTAACATACAGGTGTTTATAAATAAATTTGATATATAACCTACTAGTTAGTATATTTAAAGTATCTTGCGTATAACTAAATGTATTTATAGTTATTTTGATCTATAAAGCCATCTTTTAAAAAATTCTTCGAATGCAAAATAAATTTTACCAACTATCATAACTATCTTCTTCCTCGTCACTATCTTCAAAATCGTAGTCATTTTCATCGTAGTTGTAGCTATATCCACTGTCTTGCTCTTCTTCAAAAGTATCTTCGTAGATATCATCATACTCTAGCTCATCATTAAATTCGTTACTCATATTATATCCTTTGCTTGTGTTTGTCCATGTAGTTTTGCGATGGCATCAGTGCTTGTTGCATCTTCGATATACATAGTCTGTGATGGGAATGCAAAACTTAGCCCATTGTCTTCAACTATTTTTATTATTTTTAGTATAACATCTTGTTTTACTTCTAAAAACTCACCCCAAATGGTAGTTTTGGTAAAGCAATATATCATAATATCTATTGAACTATCATTTAGCTTATCAATAACTACAAAAAGATTACTCTTATAGCCCGCTAGATCGTCAATTGATAGTATATTTTGCCTATAAAAAGATCTTAAATTTTTTGATTGAGAGCCCATATTTTCAGGTTTTGCAATTCCCTGATGATCTATTAGCATCTGCCTTATATCGTCTATACATTTTTTTATGTTTGCTATGGGTGAATTATACGTTATTCCTATAGTCATCGTGATACGTCTACCTACTTTGCGACGATTCCAATTACGTATAGGATCGCTTGCGAGTTTTGAGTTTGGGACGAAAACAAGGGCATTATCAAAGGTTCTTATAGTTGTTTTTCTAAGCCCTATCTCAACGACCGTTCCTTCTATATCGCCACAAACTATCCAATCTCCCTGCGAAAACGAGTTATCAAATAACAACATAACAGAGGCGAAAAAATTTGCTATTATATCCTTTGCAGCAAATGCAACAGCAAGACCACCGATACCAAGTGATGCTATAAGTGCTGATATATCAAAGCCAAGATGACTTAATACCATTAAAAACGATATGATAAATACTATAAAATAAGTTATTTTAAGGACTAAATTTACTATCTCTTTGCGACCACTTTTTTTAGCTATCTTGCCGATAAGAATAAGCCCATAGCCATTTAGCATAGTCAAAATAAGCCACGTAAAGCCTACTATATATACGATAGACTGGATATTTACTATATTAATAGACACTGGTGCTGGGTAAAATCCAACCGCAATACATAGACTAAGTGCATATATGATAAGTAAAAATGTTATAGGCTTTTTAACGATCTCAAGCACCTGCTCACGGACTTCCTCATCGCTTTGCGTGGTGCTAAGCTTTGATATGAGCCAGTATGTAAGCTTTGCTAAAATTCGTGTAAATGATACAAAAAATATAAACACAACAGCAATAATAATAACTTTACCGATGTTGAGATTTCCAAATTTTAGCGGTATATATTTATTTACACTATCAATTGCATTTTGTAAATTCAGCTCAGAGAGTATCAAACTTGAACTAAGCAAACTGGCATTTGTTTTAAGATAGTCTAAAATTTCCTCTCTTGTCTGTTTTTGAAGTTCGAGCTGATGAAAGTCGCTATCGTATATACTAAAACTATCTGTGAGACTATTTTTTAAGTCGTTTATGCTTACATAAGAGTTTGTTTGAAGTTCAAGCAATCCATTATCTATTAGCTCTTTTATGGAGCTATCTTTTGCACCCTGCTTAAAAAGTTTTTCTAAATTTATAAGCGTTGTATAATAAGACTCATTGATCTTTAGCCTTTCAAGATCAATTGAGTTTTGTATAAAAAGGCTCTTATCGCTTAGCTTTTCATATCTTTGTACATTTTTTTCAAGCAGTTTTTTTTGTGCTTTAAATTTATCCAAATCACTTTGTTTAATATCTATCTGCATTATAGAAAATGGTATCTTGCTTATTAAATTTATCTTTTTTTTCTCAAGCGTGTCTAGATTTGATGCATTAGAGGTTGCATTGCTATCGCTTTGTGCTTTTAAGATTTTTATCTGTGAGTTTATGACTTGTATTTGGGCGGTTATATCTACGATATTATTTGTTTCGTTGTTATCATCTGTGCCAAATAATACCATAAAAAATAGCAATAATGATATAAAAATTTTAAACATTTTTCCCTACCTAACAGCTAATAATTTAAATGTTTTAGAAGCTAAATCATAGCTAAAAATTTCACCAGTTTCAATGATATAATGCCAACCATATATACTTAAATTTCCATCATTATACTCTTTTTCAACATTTGGATAGGTTAAGATATTATTGATTGAGTTTATGATGTTTAATCTCTCTGTTAGCCATGCCATTTTGGCTGGATCGTCGCTTGTAAATTTAAGCACTTCGTATTTTATCGGTTCTATTAGCTTTATCCAATTGCGAACATTTGGTGTTTTTATAAATTTATTTTCATCTTCATACAAAGCTGCACAACCACCGCAGTTTGAGTGCCCACAGATTATAATGTTTTTAATATTTAGCACTTCGATTGCGTATTCTATAGCCGAAGTTGTGGCTAGATACTCACCGCTTACACGATATGGTGGCACTATATTTGCGATATTTCGCACCATAAATAGCTCACCTGGTAAGCAATTTGTAATTAAATTTGGAACAACACGCGAATCTACGCAGGAGACAAAAAGCGTATGCGGATCTTGCGTGTGCTGTAAGCTTTTAAATAACTCTTGGTGCTCTAAAAAACCATCTTCCATAAATTTCATAGCACCTTCAAAAATAGATCTCATATATCTCCAAACAAATTTTTGCAAGATTATATCAATTTTAGTTAAATTTATTCAAAAATTTGATGCTTAAATTTTACTAATTAAGTAAAATTTTAATTATTATTTACTTATTTTTGGTTAAATTCAACTAAAAATTTAAAAAGGAGTAAAGATGAGTTTATATAACAGAAATTACGCTAATCAAACTCACGAGAGTGAAGTTGCGTATTCTCAAAGTTCTTTAAGCACATTTATCAAACAAACTTACCAGCTTTTTGCAGCTTCGTTGCTTTCAGCTACAGCTGGTTCGTATGTAGGTATAAGTATGTCGCACGTGTTT is a window of Campylobacter anatolicus DNA encoding:
- a CDS encoding bile acid:sodium symporter family protein — its product is MKTLIFPITAIILSFVAYFMPDIFIPFKGYIIPLLIIIMLGMGMTLTLNDFNGVFDKKYALLLGISLQFIIMPLAALGISIAFDLGKDLVVGMMLVGTSAGGTASNVITYLARGNLALSVSMTLCSTLLSIVLMPFLTWLYIGQKVPVPAIDMLIELIKITLIPLSLGIAINTYAHKFVTKIQPLLPTISISSIVFIIAIVVSVNHLNIQKVGYLVIIAVILHNSTGLLLGYLGAKLFGFDDKIARTIAIEVGMQNSGLSVALAIKYFGGLSALPGAMFSIWHNVSGALLAGYWASKDEKEDEVKEP
- a CDS encoding trans-sulfuration enzyme family protein, with protein sequence MKVDTLIVKGIEAKHNPNGSVVPPIVLASTFVQDGIEEFQDYAYSRGANPTRNAFEELFAKFEGAKHCFALASGMAATSTVFNLLKSGDRVLLNNNVYGGTFRYVSGIFKNQGINYELVDDLNKLKESDISSDVKMIFIETPSNPLLRVTDIKKITELAHKKGILVVVDNTFLTPYYQKLFSFGVDIVVYSATKYIGGHADLIAGIVTTNDDVLAERIKFMKNTLGATLAPTDAYYLIRGLKTLSVRFDRQSENTLKIIKFLKDNEAIEVVHYAGSHSTYEKQVQQAQASGVGAVISIELKAEYDYKVFAKSLKLFDLAVSLGGVESLICHPASMTHEAYPRELQDRIGIKQNLLRLAIGIENVDDLIADLSQAIAKAKK
- a CDS encoding amino acid ABC transporter ATP-binding protein → MSVKLANVSKFFDKHQVLSDISVEIYERQTTVIVGSSGSGKSTLLRCINLLEIPQSGELSLGNEFIKFDGKLSEKDILPFRRHTGMVFQGFHLFPHLNVLENIIEGPINVLKQDKQSAIKTARELLAKVGLSEKESAYPNRLSGGQAQRVAIARALAMDPYFLLLDEPTSALDPELEAEVLKTIVSLSSEHKSLIIVTHNMAFARKAADRILFLDGGVIAFDGSPDEFFESSNERIVKFISAMKI
- a CDS encoding amino acid ABC transporter permease, translated to MPIMIAGAKITIPLTLASFSLGLIIAIITALARLSPLKPLNFIFGIYVWIFRGTPLLVQLFIVFFGLPAVGITLDVWTAAIIAFSLNVGAYASEAVRAAILSVPQGQWEAAASLGMSKGMILRRIIAPQAARISLPPLSNTFISLVKDTSLAASITMVDMFMVAQRIAARTFEPLLLYVLVAVVYLIICTFLTYLQAILEKRFSRHI
- a CDS encoding transporter substrate-binding domain-containing protein translates to MKLQKLLKLLGFFSLFFITTFAGASDTALERIQKDGVFRVGMEPDYPPFSFYNEKNELVGFDVEVAKAVGAKLGVKVKFIEAAWDSLVAAFNAGKADILFNLSITDERKAKYDYTKPYVKGYTVIIVHKHNDDIKSFSDLKGKTTAVSVNSNFAMMAEQNGAKLVTIPDGFPTAIKLVIDKRVDSTVNDSITYFDFLKQKPDAPVKAAFIDTTAIPAAAIVHKGERSLVIAIDNALQELLEEGKIAQISLKYFGTDISK
- a CDS encoding amino acid ABC transporter substrate-binding protein translates to MSVKKLFLPLFGLAFLASAYASDTLRIATEGTYSPYSYHNEKNELVGYDVDVARAVAQKMGVKAEFVEAPWDAMLAAFNAQKADVVFNQVSITEDRKLKYDYTIPYTTAYGVIVVRKDNDIIKSFEDLKGKNSAHSATSNWAKMAESYGANVVVTDGFSKGIELIIAKRADATINDSVTFFDYIKQRPNAPIKIAATSKETIYSAAIVHKGDKKLLDAINKALKELKDEGKLKEISVKYFGENISE
- a CDS encoding mechanosensitive ion channel domain-containing protein, whose translation is MFKIFISLLLFFMVLFGTDDNNETNNIVDITAQIQVINSQIKILKAQSDSNATSNASNLDTLEKKKINLISKIPFSIMQIDIKQSDLDKFKAQKKLLEKNVQRYEKLSDKSLFIQNSIDLERLKINESYYTTLINLEKLFKQGAKDSSIKELIDNGLLELQTNSYVSINDLKNSLTDSFSIYDSDFHQLELQKQTREEILDYLKTNASLLSSSLILSELNLQNAIDSVNKYIPLKFGNLNIGKVIIIAVVFIFFVSFTRILAKLTYWLISKLSTTQSDEEVREQVLEIVKKPITFLLIIYALSLCIAVGFYPAPVSINIVNIQSIVYIVGFTWLILTMLNGYGLILIGKIAKKSGRKEIVNLVLKITYFIVFIISFLMVLSHLGFDISALIASLGIGGLAVAFAAKDIIANFFASVMLLFDNSFSQGDWIVCGDIEGTVVEIGLRKTTIRTFDNALVFVPNSKLASDPIRNWNRRKVGRRITMTIGITYNSPIANIKKCIDDIRQMLIDHQGIAKPENMGSQSKNLRSFYRQNILSIDDLAGYKSNLFVVIDKLNDSSIDIMIYCFTKTTIWGEFLEVKQDVILKIIKIVEDNGLSFAFPSQTMYIEDATSTDAIAKLHGQTQAKDII
- a CDS encoding carbonic anhydrase codes for the protein MRSIFEGAMKFMEDGFLEHQELFKSLQHTQDPHTLFVSCVDSRVVPNLITNCLPGELFMVRNIANIVPPYRVSGEYLATTSAIEYAIEVLNIKNIIICGHSNCGGCAALYEDENKFIKTPNVRNWIKLIEPIKYEVLKFTSDDPAKMAWLTERLNIINSINNILTYPNVEKEYNDGNLSIYGWHYIIETGEIFSYDLASKTFKLLAVR